The following coding sequences lie in one Candidatus Eisenbacteria bacterium genomic window:
- a CDS encoding alcohol dehydrogenase catalytic domain-containing protein, with translation MSGSMQAVTLRRPGPPRSLRMEAAPEPAPGPHDVLIQVKAAGVNFADVLARQGLYPDAPKPPYILGHETAGDVLQVGEAVTGLKPGQRVLAYHRGGGYAERVAVPAAQVFSLPDSIPYQSAVLLPLNYGTAYVSLHRTGPLEPGMRLFIHAAAGGVG, from the coding sequence GCCGTCCCGGGCCGCCGCGCTCGCTTCGGATGGAGGCGGCGCCGGAACCCGCTCCCGGACCGCACGACGTCCTGATCCAGGTGAAGGCCGCCGGCGTGAACTTCGCCGACGTGCTCGCGCGCCAGGGGCTCTATCCCGACGCGCCGAAACCGCCCTACATCCTCGGGCACGAGACCGCGGGGGACGTGCTCCAGGTCGGCGAGGCCGTGACGGGGTTGAAGCCCGGGCAGCGCGTGCTCGCCTATCACCGCGGCGGAGGGTACGCCGAGCGCGTCGCGGTGCCCGCGGCGCAGGTGTTCTCGCTTCCCGATTCGATCCCGTACCAGTCGGCGGTGCTGCTCCCCCTCAACTACGGGACGGCGTACGTTTCGCTCCACCGCACGGGCCCGCTCGAGCCGGGGATGCGCCTCTTCATCCACGCGGCGGCCGGAGGCGTCGGC